One Chloroflexota bacterium DNA segment encodes these proteins:
- a CDS encoding MogA/MoaB family molybdenum cofactor biosynthesis protein has product MTLRVGILTVSDRSARGQRRDASGPALKEKILSLGWLVSEMGVVPDDLAAIQVVLEKWADGLALDVILTTGGTGFSPRDITPEATQAVIERPAPGLAEAMRAASLQITPHAMLSRGAAGIRGRTLIVNLPGSPRAALENLAVILPVLPHAVQLLQEDLQAESGHQI; this is encoded by the coding sequence ATGACTCTGCGCGTTGGTATTCTGACCGTTTCAGATCGTTCTGCGCGTGGTCAACGTCGGGATGCATCTGGCCCAGCCCTGAAAGAGAAAATTCTCTCGTTGGGATGGCTTGTCTCCGAGATGGGGGTAGTGCCAGATGATTTAGCCGCTATTCAGGTTGTTCTGGAAAAATGGGCCGACGGACTCGCTCTGGATGTGATCCTGACCACCGGGGGCACTGGTTTTTCCCCCAGGGATATCACCCCCGAAGCCACCCAAGCCGTCATCGAGCGTCCCGCGCCAGGGCTGGCAGAAGCCATGCGCGCAGCCAGTTTGCAGATCACACCCCATGCTATGCTCTCCCGGGGCGCAGCCGGAATCCGCGGGCGTACACTTATCGTCAACTTGCCGGGCAGCCCCAGGGCCGCACTCGAAAACCTGGCTGTTATCTTGCCGGTGCTGCCCCACGCTGTTCAACTCTTGCAGGAAGATTTGCAAGCCGAATCCGGCCATCAAATATAA